The DNA window CGTCGCGGCCGAAGCCGTCGCGGCGCACGGGTCGGACCCGATCGGCGCCGGGCACGCCTGCGTCGCGCACCTGACCATCCGGCTCACCGGCGGCGCGATGGCGCACGTGCACGTGAACTGGTTGTCACCGACCAAGATCAGGACCATGGTGATCGGCGGGTCGAGCCGGACCGTGGTGTGGGACGACCTCAACCCCGGCCAGCGACTGTCCATTTACGACAGAGGGGTGGACAGGACGGCCGACCGCGAGCAGGCGCTCATCTCCTACCGGGTCGGCGACATGGTCGCCCCCGCGCTCACCGAGCGGGAAGCGCTGCGCGCGGTGATGGCCGAGTTCGCCGGTTCGATCACCGAAGGCCGCGCCCCGCTCACCGACGGCCGCGCGGGCCTTCGGGTGCTCGCCCTGCTCGAAGCCGCCTCCGAAAGCCTTCGCGCGGGCGGCACCTTCGTCGACGTACGACAGGAGATCCTCGCGTGAGCGTGAGTTCCGCACAACCTCTTGACGGCCAGCGGATCCTGGTCACCGGCGGCGCCGGGACCATCGGCTCGGCGATCGTCGACCAGCTCGCCGCGGCGGGCGCGGCCGAGATCGTGGTGCTGGACAACCTCGTCCGCGGCCGCCGCGCGAACCTCGCCGAGGCCGCGTCCGCGCTGGGCGGGAAGCTCCGGCTCGTCGAAGGCGACATCAACGACGCCGGGCTCGTGCACGAGCTGGCCGCGCGCAAGGACGTCGTCTTCCACCTCGCCGCGCTGCGCATCACGCAGTGCGCCGAACAGCCGCGGCTCGCACTGGAGTCCCTTGTGGACGGAACGTTCACGGTGCTGGAAGCCGCCGTCGCGGCGGGGGTGAAGAAAGTCGTCGCGTCCTCCTCGGCGTCGGTCTACGGGCTCGCCGAGACCTTCCCCACCGACGAGCGGCACCACCCGTACAACAACGACACGTTCTACGGGGCCGCGAAAACCTTCAACGAAGGCATGTTGCGCAGCTTCCACGCGATGTACGGGCTCGACTACGTCGCACTGCGGTACTTCAACGTGTACGGCCCGCGGATGGACGTGCACGGCCTCTACACCGAGGTGCTGATCCGCTGGATGGAACGGATCGCGCGCGGCGAGGCGCCGCTCATCTTCGGCGACGGCGCGCAGACGATGGACTTCGTGCACGTCCACGACATCGCGCGGGCGAACCTCCTGGCGGCGCGGGCGCCGGTCACCGACAAGGTGTACAACATCGCGACGTCCACCGAGACCAGTCTCGCCGAACTGGCGTCGAGCCTGCTGTCCGCGATGGACTCCGATCTCGTCCCCGAGCACGGGCCCGAGCGCGCGGTCAACGGCGTCACCCGCAGGCTCGCGGACATCTCGGCCGCGGCCCGCGATCTCGGGTGGAAGCCGGAAATCGGCCTCGACGACGGCCTTCGCGGGCTGGTCGCCTGGTGGCGGGAGAACCGCGAACCGTGATACCGGTGATGAAGCCCTTGCTGGGGCAGGAAGAAGCGGACGCGGCGGCGGCCGCGGTGCTGTCCGGGTGGGTCGCGCAAGGGCCGAGGGTGGCCGAGTTCGAGCGGGCGTTCGCGGCGCGGATCGGCGCGGCGCACGGGATCGCGGTGTCCTCGTGCACCACGGGCCTGCACCTCATGCTGCACTCGCTCGGCGTCGGCCGCGGCGACGAGGTGGTGGTGCCGTCGTTCTCGTTCATCGCCACCGCGAACGCGGTCCGGTACTGCGGGGCGGAACCGGTGTTCGCCGACGTCGACGAGGTGACCGGGAACCTCACGCCCTCGACCGTCCACAAGGTACTTTCGCCGCGCACGAAGGCCGTGCTCGCCGTGCACCAGGGCGGGGTGCCCGCCGATATCACCGCCCTGCGCGAAACCTGCGGCGAAATCCCGGTTCTCGAAGACGCCGCGTGCGCGGCCGGGTCCACTCTGGACGGTTCACCGGTCGGCGCGGGCGCACCGATGGCGGCCTGGTCGTTCCACCCGCGCAAGCTGCTCACCACCGGCGAGGGCGGGATGATCACCACCGACGACACCGAACTCGCGGCACGCCTGCGCCGCCTGCGCGAGCACGGGATGAGCGTGTCGGCCGCCGAGCGCCACGTGACGGGCAAGCCCATGCTCGAGGCGTACACGGAGACCGCGTTCAACTACCGGATGACCGACATCCAGGCGGCGGTGGGCCTCGTCCAGCTCGGCCGCCTCGACGGGATCGTCGCGCAGCGCAGGCAGCTCGCCGCCCGCTACCACGAACTGCTGGCACCGCTCGAAGTCGTCCCGGTGACCGATCCGCCGCACGGCACCACGAACTACCAGTCGTTCTGGGTGCTGCTCCCCGAAGGCGGGCCCACCCAGGTCGAAGTGCTCGGCGCGCTGGCCGGCGCGGGGATCTCGGCACGCCGCGGCATCATGGCGGCCCATCTCGAACCGGCCTACGAAGGACATCCACACGGACCGCTGCCGGTCACCGAATCGCTCACCACCCGATCGGTCATCCTGCCTTTGCACCATGCGCTGACCGAGGACGACCAGCGACGAATCGCGAAGGTGCTCGGAGAAGCACTCACCCGTTCGCCGAGCTGAAAACGGACGGAACTTCCGTTCGCCGCTCTTGAATGAGACAGCCCCTGTATCACGGTCCGTCACAAAGGTTTTTCCTTACGCACCAGTGCAATCCACTCGTGACCTGTTTTTGTAACGAGCGCGTGCCCCGCTTCGACGAACGCATCAGATGTGCACGAAGTTTCCACCGGAATAGCGGTGGAACGCGCGCCGAACACCTGCCGAGAGGTGGCACCCATGTCCTTGCGCACGCGAGCGACGCGGCTCCTGGTCGCGATCGCCGTCGCCGGTTCCTCCTTCGTGGCGCTCGGCGGGCTGCACACCTCGGCGGCCGCGTCGAACCCGTGCACCCCGCCGGTGCTCAACAAGATCGCCTGCGAGAACACGCAGCCCGGCACCCCGGACTGGCAGGTGCAAGGCCCCGACGACGCGATTCAGGGCTACACCACCGACATCAGCACCACCCCCGGCGGGCGGGTCGACTTCAAGGTCAAGACGAGCGCGCCGTCCTACACCATCGACGTGTTCCGCCTCGGCTGGTACGGCGGTGTCGGCGCGCGCCAGATCCTGCCCTCGGTCACCCGCGCCACGCCGCAGAGCCAGCCGCCGTGCCTGACCGATCCGTCGATCGGCTTCACCGACTGCGGGAACTGGGCGGTGTCCGCGAGCTGGACCGTGCCGTCGAACGCGGTGTCCGGCATCTACTACGCGCGGCTGCGCGCGAGCACCGGCGTGCAGAACGAAATCGCGTTCGTGGTACGCGACGACGCGAGCCAGTCGAAGATCCTCTTCCAGACCTCGGACTCCACCTGGCAGGCGTACAACCGCTACGGCGGCACCAGCCTGTACTTCGGCAGCGACACCTTCACCGGCCCCGGCCAGGGCGGCGCCTCGTACAAGGTGAGCTACAACCGCCCGCTCTTCGGCGGCGGCGACGAGAACTTCATCTTCAACGCCGAGTACCCGATGCTGCGGTTCATGGAGGCCAACGGGTACGACATGTCCTACACCACGGACGTCGACTCGGCACGGCGCGGAAACCTGATCCGCAACCACCAGGTGTTCATGGCGGTCGGGCACGACGAGTACTGGTCGAACGAGCAGCGCGCGAACGTCGAAGCCGCGCGCGACGCCGGGGTGCACCTCGCGTTCCTCACCGGGAACGAAATCTTCTGGAAGACCCGGTGGGACAAGAGCATGGACACCTCGAAGACCGACTGGCGCACCCTGGTCTGCTACAAGGAAACCAAGGCCAACGGCAAACTGGACACCAGCAGTCCGATTTGGACCGGAACCTGGCGTGACCCGAGGTACAGCCCACCGTCGGACGGCGGACGGCCGGAGAACGCGTTGCTGGGCAACATCTTCATGGTCAACGGGCGCCGAAACGACTCGCTCCAGGTACCGTCTGCGTACGGGAAGATGCGGCTGTGGCGCAACACGTCGCTTGGCTCGCTCGCCTCGGGTGCCACCTACACCTTCCAGCCCGGCACGCTCGGCTACGAGTGGAACACCGTGGAGGACAACGGTTTCCAGCCGCCTGGGGTCGCGCAGCTGTCCAGGACGACGGTCGCGATGGAGAACCCGGACGACTACTTCGTGCTGAAGAACCACGGTGACGTCTACGGTCCCGGCACCAAGACGCACGCGCTGACGCTGTACCGCGCGGCGAGCGGGGCGCTGGTGTTCGGCGCGGGCACCGTGCAGTGGGCGTGGGGCCTCGACGACGAGCACGCCTTCTCCACCGACGTGCCGACCACGGACGTCCGCATCCAGCAGGCGACCGTGAACCTCCTCGCCGACATGGGCGCGCAGCCCGGCACCCTGCAACCGGGCCTGGTGCTCGCGAGCGCCAGCACGGACACCGCGCCGCCCGTCGTGGCGATCACCTCACTGCCCGCCTCGGCGACCGTCGGCGCGCCGTACACGTTCTCCGGCACGGTCATCGACGCGAGCGGGAAGGTCGGCGGCGTCGAGGCGTCCACCGACGGCGGCTCCACCTGGCATCCGGCGAACTGGCTCGCCGGGCAGGGCACCTGGAGCTACACCTACACGCCGAGCAGCTCGGGCGCGAACTCGCTGAAGGTCCGCGCCGTCGACGATTCGGCGAACCTGTCCACGCCGACCGAGACCACCAAGACCGTGTCGGCGCGCACCTGCCCGTGCGGGATCTGGACGAACGCCGACGTGCCGGGCACGCCCGATCTCGCCGACGGCGGCTCGCTCGAGCTGGGCGTGAAGTGGCGCAGCAACTCCGCCGGCTACGTGCGCGGCGTCAAGTTCTACAAGGGCGCGGGCAACACCGGCACGCACACCGGCACCCTGTGGTCCACGGCAGGGCAGCAGCTCGCCACCGGCACGTTCACCGGCGAAACCGCGACGGGCTGGCAAACCCTGACCTTCCCGCAGCCGGTCGCGGTGGCCGCGAACACCACCTACGTGGTGTCCTACTTCTCCCCCACCGGGCACTACGCGGCCGATTCCGAGTACTTCAGCCGGAAATCGGCCTACCTCGAACCGCTCACCGGGCTCCAGACCGGCACCGACGGCGGCAACGGCGTGTTCCGCGGCGGCGCCGGGTTCCCGACGCAGACCTCCACGGACACCAACTACTGGGTCGATGTGGTGTGGGCGCCCGATCCCGGGCCCGACACGCGCGCACCCGGCCTCGTCTCGACCACTCCGCTGAACAACGCGGGCACGGTCGCGCTCACGCCAGCGGTGTCGGCGAAGTTCGACGAGCGCGTCAACCCGACTTCGGTGCAGTACACGCTGTCCAGCCCGTCCGGCGCGGTCGCGGGCACCTCCGCGGTGTCGGCCGACGGGCTCACCGTGTCGTTCACGCCGAACGCCCCACTGGCCGCGGGCACGAAGTACACCGCGTCGCTGCGGGTCGCCGACACCGCGGGCAACGCGCTCCCGGCACCGGCCACCTGGACGTTCACCACCGGGAAACCGCGGGCATCGACCTGCCCCTGCACGGTGTGGGACGACTTCGCGGCCCCGGCGAACCCGGCCGTCACCGACGCCTCCCCGGTCGAGGTCGGCACCAAGGTGCGGTTCGACGGCAAGGGCGAAGTGCTCGGCGTCCGGTTCTACAAGGGCGAGGGCAACACGGGCACGCACACCGGTTCGCTGTGGTCGGCGAGCGGGCTCCTGCTGGCCACCGGGCAGTTCAGCGGTGAGACCAGCTCCGGCTGGCAGACGCTGACCTTCTCCACCCCGGTGGTCGTGCAGCCGAACACCACCTACGTCGTGTCGTACTTCGCGCCGAACGGCCGGTACGCCAGCGACGCGGGCTACTTCACCGGGCACAGCGCGGACTACGGCCCGATGCACGCGATCAGCGGCAGCAACGGCGTCTACCGGTACGGCAGCGGCGGCGGGTTCCCGACGTCGACCTACAACGGCTCGAACTACTGGGTCGACGCCATCTACCGCAACGGCCTCAACGGCGACAGCACCCCGCCGTCGCCCACCGCGCACACCCCGGCCACCGGCACCTCCAACGTCGCGCTGACCGCGCCGATCACCACGACCTTCTCCGAACCGGTCGACCCGGCGAGCGCGCAGATCTGGCTCACCGACCCCGGCGGCGCGAAGCTCACCGGCGCGGTTTCCCTTTCGTCCGACCAGAAAACGGTCACCTGGACGCCCAGCGGCGCGCTCGCGCCGAACACCCGCTACACCGCGAGCGTGAGCATCGCCGACGTCAACGGCAACGCGATGACCGCGCCGCTCACCTGGGACCTGACCACCACCGGGGACCCGTCCTGCCCGTGCG is part of the Amycolatopsis sp. CA-230715 genome and encodes:
- a CDS encoding DUF4082 domain-containing protein, with amino-acid sequence MSLRTRATRLLVAIAVAGSSFVALGGLHTSAAASNPCTPPVLNKIACENTQPGTPDWQVQGPDDAIQGYTTDISTTPGGRVDFKVKTSAPSYTIDVFRLGWYGGVGARQILPSVTRATPQSQPPCLTDPSIGFTDCGNWAVSASWTVPSNAVSGIYYARLRASTGVQNEIAFVVRDDASQSKILFQTSDSTWQAYNRYGGTSLYFGSDTFTGPGQGGASYKVSYNRPLFGGGDENFIFNAEYPMLRFMEANGYDMSYTTDVDSARRGNLIRNHQVFMAVGHDEYWSNEQRANVEAARDAGVHLAFLTGNEIFWKTRWDKSMDTSKTDWRTLVCYKETKANGKLDTSSPIWTGTWRDPRYSPPSDGGRPENALLGNIFMVNGRRNDSLQVPSAYGKMRLWRNTSLGSLASGATYTFQPGTLGYEWNTVEDNGFQPPGVAQLSRTTVAMENPDDYFVLKNHGDVYGPGTKTHALTLYRAASGALVFGAGTVQWAWGLDDEHAFSTDVPTTDVRIQQATVNLLADMGAQPGTLQPGLVLASASTDTAPPVVAITSLPASATVGAPYTFSGTVIDASGKVGGVEASTDGGSTWHPANWLAGQGTWSYTYTPSSSGANSLKVRAVDDSANLSTPTETTKTVSARTCPCGIWTNADVPGTPDLADGGSLELGVKWRSNSAGYVRGVKFYKGAGNTGTHTGTLWSTAGQQLATGTFTGETATGWQTLTFPQPVAVAANTTYVVSYFSPTGHYAADSEYFSRKSAYLEPLTGLQTGTDGGNGVFRGGAGFPTQTSTDTNYWVDVVWAPDPGPDTRAPGLVSTTPLNNAGTVALTPAVSAKFDERVNPTSVQYTLSSPSGAVAGTSAVSADGLTVSFTPNAPLAAGTKYTASLRVADTAGNALPAPATWTFTTGKPRASTCPCTVWDDFAAPANPAVTDASPVEVGTKVRFDGKGEVLGVRFYKGEGNTGTHTGSLWSASGLLLATGQFSGETSSGWQTLTFSTPVVVQPNTTYVVSYFAPNGRYASDAGYFTGHSADYGPMHAISGSNGVYRYGSGGGFPTSTYNGSNYWVDAIYRNGLNGDSTPPSPTAHTPATGTSNVALTAPITTTFSEPVDPASAQIWLTDPGGAKLTGAVSLSSDQKTVTWTPSGALAPNTRYTASVSIADVNGNAMTAPLTWDLTTTGDPSCPCGVFSTATVPTVTSADDSGAYELGVRFTPTSSGKVTAVRFYKGAENTGTHTGSLWSPTGQRLATGTFTGESAEGWQTLTFPAPVAVSPGVTYTASYTTTSGHYAADAGYFQRTGVPGPPLSAPATADPAGPNGVFQPGSGFPASTYGGTNYWVDVSFTPNADTTAPVVTGTAPDHEATGVPLNTAAAATFNEPVDLSSAQFTLADPGGAKISGSSSISSDGKTVTFTPAAALAPSTVYTASVRIADLNGNPMSTPYTWSFTPTATRTCPCSLFSAASVPTTPSTNDGGAYELGVRFTPGTNGTITGVKFYKGEGNTGPHTGSLWTNTGQQLATGTFSGESATGWQTLTFAAPVPVTAGTTYVASYTTTTGHYAGDAGYFATGVTAPPLSAPATSNETPNGVFQPGSGFPASTYGGANYWVDVIFTGFAG
- a CDS encoding NAD-dependent epimerase/dehydratase family protein — translated: MSVSSAQPLDGQRILVTGGAGTIGSAIVDQLAAAGAAEIVVLDNLVRGRRANLAEAASALGGKLRLVEGDINDAGLVHELAARKDVVFHLAALRITQCAEQPRLALESLVDGTFTVLEAAVAAGVKKVVASSSASVYGLAETFPTDERHHPYNNDTFYGAAKTFNEGMLRSFHAMYGLDYVALRYFNVYGPRMDVHGLYTEVLIRWMERIARGEAPLIFGDGAQTMDFVHVHDIARANLLAARAPVTDKVYNIATSTETSLAELASSLLSAMDSDLVPEHGPERAVNGVTRRLADISAAARDLGWKPEIGLDDGLRGLVAWWRENREP
- a CDS encoding DegT/DnrJ/EryC1/StrS family aminotransferase — translated: MKPLLGQEEADAAAAAVLSGWVAQGPRVAEFERAFAARIGAAHGIAVSSCTTGLHLMLHSLGVGRGDEVVVPSFSFIATANAVRYCGAEPVFADVDEVTGNLTPSTVHKVLSPRTKAVLAVHQGGVPADITALRETCGEIPVLEDAACAAGSTLDGSPVGAGAPMAAWSFHPRKLLTTGEGGMITTDDTELAARLRRLREHGMSVSAAERHVTGKPMLEAYTETAFNYRMTDIQAAVGLVQLGRLDGIVAQRRQLAARYHELLAPLEVVPVTDPPHGTTNYQSFWVLLPEGGPTQVEVLGALAGAGISARRGIMAAHLEPAYEGHPHGPLPVTESLTTRSVILPLHHALTEDDQRRIAKVLGEALTRSPS